In a single window of the Maniola jurtina chromosome 4, ilManJurt1.1, whole genome shotgun sequence genome:
- the LOC123864756 gene encoding uncharacterized protein LOC123864756 isoform X1 — protein sequence MEENSELHVGTDVTSTTSAVPDAHLTTGIHGNVETVIVVEAVKEEDLSYGTPESSPIKSKDAQEAVATPMSFPEKDQSKKIVISSNKEVQIVYLNKQKTPTKSVEVNCTPTESEHDQKIPTISGHMQTVLKLEQAQNIPIKVVQVQKTPKKFEYMQKAPTISDHLQNTLNKSESLQKTSSISEQIQKQLLESEQMQKKSLIVEQLPKKLDLVQNMQTNSEYTKKPDQIPMPPKSDQMPKMQPKSDQVPKSPPKSDQVPKSPPKSDQVPKSPPKSDQVVKSPSEPDQVPKLPPKSDQVSKSPPKSDQVPKSPPKSDQEPKSPPKSDQVPKSQPKSGQTQPKSDQVAKSPPKPDQVPKILPKSGQMIKTLSEQVHKKLDQVLETSTNSDQMQNTPTKSEQVQKIMSAHKKVDETGKIVGQKTPKKSSIKSLEEQKSKDIIDISDDEVTNRKEMPESVSEKSIKESKQSKEVVKEQEQSKKTFGKLDLNKSDSQSNKSEKSLLKDKSRNKESLDKQNSSMDCGENAELIKDSTDKVKGDKKEDRGSTTSINICEKSNDSQLETNSDISEKDHNKSISRELKSLIRSAKDSKIISECTQLTSKTRKSRTATDSNNISINISVEADKIQNVRRSSVNSQKSNCGEKSEKATKRSMRSQNPEFVNKVKQFLNSVTGKNQKGEDEEEIDNRKKDSESLSPSPKKKKLMESQQPEVTEEQNRRLRSDLYCWRCHWTVEQAANDKGHPPLQCTVCPRSFHYKCLTGTERNRTMTVKGWICTECMNVLHAESSETQSLAMKKLNHPRLCELLQYAWDRMVDLNGVEPFMNPVDRTAFPDYDKYVVHPMDLSLMKKNLSQLKYGSTEAFLADAQWILHNSIIFNTLQSKLTGGARALVRSCRAEMGEIEACPECYAAAHARRLTWFTDVCTTPHILLWAKLKGFPYWPAKGMSVNSQGLVDVRFFGAHDRAWVPARDCFLYCQKDPNNFKAKRMDILESMQEAEDHIRNISRKYGKFVYPAFKTPFDPTKLTEQLKMMIPAFDGEVSALVKEKPTTSSPNVVKDKSRSNSKSSKNSMYEGDASESEEAKTPRKMADGTAIAREKDDVSIEKNTPMEIDDQSVQNKERESTRKRRRSGLEEAVITIINTSSSEKRKKVENEKVKDDKKAESTQENSKKTEVTTTISETTISNNNKNEKTVEKANNKVNEKEVPTTPTIVKEIDKEVPSKKVEKTQVDTSTPVKTTPKIKPIKTSTPKEKEEKTTPKQKPVKPDKPSPIEKEKQDESISKSRKRSKSRNRSLNSSQVGKGEKTAEKNSDKDTVSNDNTNDNVKETIIPSKDKESEAEKPIEKANKSNTNVTSSTKPAKDRLHFDDDTSLAVIARETAKKSFTGLPTISRVRSLSTSAQSTTTTTKTTTTPKTVEVTVSAHCALNVFTPTSTDNVRNMKEAVDKLQKLRNETDKPLVGRVGVRSFARMTSPPAPPEKPNDTVEIEVKSEPIDFDDADRQVEKMDLMRSVQLQPVNPVTSASLRDVRINKVIVAPLSQKGVTKTTEVRIRARKTFPTPRKDATDGRSELNGKNTMVYIPIQPPTTHAPIQRPTRPITVNGSVTTQTVRPQAPTSMVNVVNTQTTPLVSVPMTPSLAIATPKPTSTIATNSHNNAICVPSVGQMPTFGQVCQVPTVGQIPTTVHTVPLITSMNGQWTFSLQPMMSVGGDGTASPPVVNGLPDRSPPFIPMAPPNPLALLPSTQILPNNNKNNSNSNNGDTTPAELPRLQQRPPLVNPFDPSAPPTTLPVPSTAGPLTAKLSRNAVKLADFFRTLLEDSLEKIDNPLSQATILKTQLEQVKWKHQQEINELKHTHELLTTEMRVAFEKEKTRAISEMRRVAQVELETAVKAAKTKQWCANCNQEAQFYCCWNTSYCDYPCQRSHWSQHSAVCTQQRSSENNANENAGTLDKRLQSAPENLPALQRNATAPPLTVGTKLTPTRVYAQDPHAQKTSIIVSMMEDPSGNQMVKCVGTYKPTAAQQVSPLILNKQIISNDENAAKKVMTSGGYLIVGAGNNTSLTSNRRTHPVQYTYNT from the exons ATGGAGGAGAATTCTGAGCTTCATGTGGGCACCGACGTGACCTCGACCACAAGCGCTGTGCCTGACGCTCACCTGACGACAGGGATACATGGAAATGTTGAGACAGTCATTGTTGTTGAAGCAGTTAAAGAGGAAGATTTAAGCTATGGTACTCCAGAGTCTTCGCCAATTAAGTCTAAAGATGCGCAGGAGGCTGTGGCAACGCCTATGAGTTTCCCCGAAAAGGATCAGTCGAAGAAAATAGTCATTTCTTCAAATAAGGAAGTCCAAATAGTTTACCTTAATAAACAAAAGACACCAACAAAGTCAGTGGAGGTGAATTGTACACCAACTGAGTCAGAGCATGACCAAAAGATACCTACAATTTCTGGACACATGCAAACTGTACTAAAATTAGAGCAGGCACAAAACATCCCTATAAAAGTAGTGCAGGTCCAAAAAACACCTAAAAAGTTTGAATATATGCAAAAGGCTCCAACAATATCAGATCATCTGCAAAATACCCTAAATAAGTCTGAATCATTGCAAAAGACATCTTCAATATCTGAGCAAATACAAAAGCAACTACTTGAGTCAGAGCAGATGCAAAAAAAATCACTTATAGTAGAGCAACTACCTAAAAAGTTGGATCTGGTGCAAAATATGCAGACCAATTCAGAATACACAAAAAAGCCAGATCAAATACCTATGCCACCTAAATCAGATCAGATGCCCAAGATGCAACCTAAGTCCGATCAAGTGCCTAAGTCACCACCGAAGTCAGATCAGGTGCCTAAGTCACCACCAAAGTCAGATCAGGTGCCTAAGTCACCACCAAAGTCAGATCAGGTGGTTAAGTCACCTTCTGAGCCTGATCAGGTACCTAAATTACCTCCTAAGTCTGATCAGGTGTCTAAGTCACCACCGAAGTCAGATCAGGTGCCTAAATCACCACCTAAGTCAGATCAAGAGCCTAAGTCACCACCTAAATCAGATCAGGTGCCTAAATCACAACCTAAATCAGGTCAGACACAACCTAAGTCTGATCAGGTGGCTAAGTCACCTCCTAAGCCAGATCAGGTGCCTAAGATACTACCTAAGTCAGGGCAGATGATAAAAACACTTTCAGAGCAGGTTCATAAGAAGTTGGATCAAGTATTGGAGACATCAACAAATTCAGATCAGATGCAAAACACACCAACTAAATCCGAACAGGTGCAGAAAATAATGTCTGCACATAAAAAGGTGGATGAAACAGGGAAAATTGTAGGACAGAAGACACCAAAAAAGTCTTCTATTAAATCATTAGAGGAACAGAAGTCTAAAGATATTATAGATATTTCCGATGATGAAGTTACTAACCGCAAAGAAATGCCAGAATCAGTTTCAGAAAAATCTATAAAAGAATCAAAACAGAGTAAAGAAGTGGTTAAAGAACAAGAACAATCTAAGAAAACTTTTGGAAAACTTGATTTGAATAAATCTGATTCCCAGTCAAACAAATCAGAAAAATCATTGCTCAAAGATAAATCCCGAAACAAAGAATCTCTAGACAAACAAAACTCAAGTATGGATTGTGGTGAAAATGCAGAACTGATAAAGGATTCCACTGACAAAGTCAAAGGAGATAAAAAAGAAGATAGAGGATCTACCACTTcaataaatatttgtgaaaaatctAATGACTCTCAATTAGAGACAAACTCTGATATATCTGAGAAAGACCACAATAAAAGTATAAGCAGAGAACTCAAATCCCTTATCAGGTCAGCCAAAGATTCTAAGATTATTAGTGAATGTACACAGCTGACAAGTAAAACTAGGAAATCCAGAACTGCCACAGATAGTAATAACATTAGTATAAATATTTCTGTGGAGGCagataaaatacaaaatgtgaGACGTAGCAGTGTCAACTCACAGAAGAGCAATTGTGGTGAGAAATCAGAGAAGGCTACTAAAAGATCAATGCGGTCCCAGAATCcagaatttgtgaacaaggtaaaacaatttttgaaCTCTGTAACAGGAAAGAATCAAAAGGGTGAGGATGAAGAAGAGATTGATAATAGGAAAAAAGACAGCGAAAGTTTGTCTCCATCACCAAAGAAGAAGAAACTAATGGAATCCCAGCAACCAGAAGTT ACTGAAGAACAAAATAGAAGGCTGCGTTCAGACTTGTACTGTTGGCGATGCCACTGGACTGTGGAGCAAGCTGCTAACGATAAGGGCCATCCTCCATTGCAATGCACTGTGTGCCCGAGGTCCTTCCACTACAAGTGTCTGACAGGGACAGAGCGTAATAGAACAATGACTGTTAAGGGCTGGATCTGTACGGAATGTATGAATGTGTTGCACGCTGAATCTTCAGAGACTCA ATCTCTCGCTATGAAGAAGCTCAACCATCCCCGGCTGTGTGAGCTGCTGCAGTACGCTTGGGATCGGATGGTGGACCTTAACggg GTGGAGCCATTCATGAATCCCGTGGACAGAACAGCCTTCCCGGACTACGACAAGTACGTCGTTCATCCGATGGACCTCTCCTTGATGAAGAAGAACTTATCACAACTCAAGTACGGCAGCACCGAGGCGTTTCTAGCCGACGCGCAGTGGATTCTCCACAACAGCATCATATTTAACACAT TGCAATCCAAGCTAACGGGCGGGGCCCGCGCGTTGGTACGCTCATGTCGAGCGGAGATGGGTGAAATAGAGGCTTGTCCGGAGTGCTACGCGGCGGCTCACGCGCGACGTCTGACGTGGTTCACCGATGTATGCACCACGCCTCATATACTGCTGTGGGCTAAACTTAAAG GTTTCCCATACTGGCCAGCGAAAGGCATGTCCGTGAACAGCCAGGGGCTGGTCGACGTGAGGTTCTTCGGCGCTCACGACCGAGCGTGGGTGCCCGCGAGAGACTGCTTCCTATATTGCCAGAAGGATCCGAATAATTTTAAAGCCAAACGTATGGATATTTTGGAAAGCATGCAG gaGGCGGAGGATCACATTCGCAACATATCGCGAAAATATGGAAAATTCGTTTATCCAGCTTTCAAGACACCATTCGATCCAACCAAATTAACTGAACAGCTCAAAATGatg ATCCCAGCCTTCGATGGAGAAGTAAGTGCACTAGTTAAAGAAAAGCCAACCACTTCATCACCAAATGTCGTAAAAGATAAAAGTCGATCGAATTCGAAGAGTTCGAAAAATTCCATGTATGAAGG TGATGCTAGTGAAAGCGAAGAAGCGAAAACACCCCGAAAAATGGCCGATGGGACTGCGATCGCTAGAGAGAAAGATGACGTTTCTATTGAAAA AAATACTCCAATGGAAATTGACGATCAGAGTGTACAGAATAAAGAGAGAGAGTCTACAAGAAAACGTCGTCGATCGGGTCTCGAAGAGGCTGTCATAACAATCATCAATACCAGCTCTAGCGAGAAAAGGAAAAAAGTTGAAAACGAAAAAGTGAAAGATGATAAGAAAGCTGAAAGTACACAAGAAAATAGCAAAAAGACAGAAGTAACAACAACAATATCAGAAACGACGATATCCAACAataacaaaaatgaaaaaacaGTTGAAAAGGCAAATAATAAAGTCAATGAAAAGGAAGTTCCAACAACACCCACGATTGTCAAGGAAATAGATAAAGAAGTTCCATCTAAAAAAGTTGAAAAGACACAAGTTGATACGTCAACACCGGTTAAGACAACCCCAAAAATCAAACCAATTAAAACCAGCACaccaaaagaaaaagaagaaaaaacgaCGCCTAAACAAAAACCCGTGAAACCAGATAAACCATCTCCAATTGAAAAGGAAAAGCAAGATGAATCAATATCCAAATCACGAAAGCGAAGTAAGTCAAGAAATCGATCGCTTAACAGCAGCCAAGTTGGAAAAGGAGAAAAAACTGCCGAAAAGAATAGTGATAAAGATACTGTATCTAATGATAATACTAATGATAATGTTAAAGAAACAATCATTCCATCTAAGGATAAAGAAAGTGAAGCAGAGAAGCCCATTGAAAAAGCGAATAAATCTAATACTAATGTTACAAGCAGTACAAAACCTGCAAAAGATCGATTGCATTTCGATGATGATACAAGCTTGGCTGTGATAGCTCGTGAGACCGCTAAGAAAAGCTTTACAGGGCTTCCAACAATAAGTAGAGTTCGAAGTCTGTCCACATCCGCGCAAAGTACGACCACGACTACTAAAACAACCACAACGCCAAAGACAGTAGAAGTGACGGTATCTGCGCATTGCGCGTTAAATGTGTTCACGCCAACAAGCACAGATAACGTTCGAAATATGAAAGAAGCTGTGGACAAGCTGCAGAAGTTGAGAAATGAGACTGACAAACCACTAGTGGGGAGGGTCGGTGTTCGGTCGTTTGCTAGGATGACGTCACCGCCAGCACCCCCAGAAAAACCAAATGATACTGTTGAAATAGAGGTCAAGTCTGAACCAATAGATTTCGACGACGCAGATCGGCAAGTCGAAAAAATGGATTTAATGAGATCCGTCCAATTGCAGCCGGTCAATCCGGTCACATCCGCGAGCTTACGCGATGTGAGAATCAACAAAGTTATCGTTGCACCTCTGAGTCAAAAAGGTGTAACGAAGACCACTGAAGTCCGAATAAGAGCGAGAAAAACTTTCCCTACGCCGAGAAAAGATGCAACCGATGGTCGATCTGAGTTGAATGGAAAGAATACCATGGTGTATATCCCTATACAACCGCCGACGACGCACGCGCCGATACAGAGGCCGACACGTCCCATTACTGTCAACGGTAGTGTTACCACGCAGACCGTTAGACCTCAAGCACCTACTAGtatgg tcaATGTAGTCAACACCCAAACAACGCCGCTTGTATCTGTACCAATGACGCCATCCCTAGCGATCGCCACGCCGAAGCCTACAAGCACAATCGCGACCAACTCTCATAACAACGCTATATGCGTGCCCTCCGTTGGACAGATGCCCACCTTTGGCCAAGTGTGTCAAGTGCCCACCGTTGGGCAAATCCCCACTACGGTGCACACCGTGCCTTTGATCACGTCGATGAATGGACAGTGGACTTTCAGCCTACAACCTATGATGTCAGTTGGAGGTGAT GGTACAGCCTCCCCGCCAGTCGTCAATGGGTTACCTGACCGAAGCCCACCATTCATTCCTATGGCTCCGCCCAACCCGCTCGCTTTACTTCCCTCTACGCAAATATTACCTAACAACAATAAGAATAATAGTAACAGTAATAATGGTGACACTACTCCTGCAGAG TTGCCTCGCCTGCAGCAGCGGCCGCCATTAGTAAACCCCTTCGATCCGAGCGCGCCCCCGACCACACTGCCGGTACCTTCAACCGCAGGGCCGCTCACTGCCAAACTCAGCCGGAACGCTGTCAAG TTAGCGGATTTCTTCAGAACATTGTTAGAAGACTCGCTGGAGAAAATAGATAACCCGCTGTCGCAAGCGACGATACTGAAGACGCAACTCGAGCAGGTCAAGTGGAAGCACCAGCAAGAGATCAACGAATTAAAGCATACGCATG AGTTATTAACGACAGAGATGCGAGTAGCGTTCGAGAAGGAGAAAACGCGCGCTATCAGCGAGATGCGGCGAGTGGCGCAAGTCGAGCTGGAGACAGCGGTGAAAGCAGCTAAAACTAAACAGTG GTGCGCGAACTGCAATCAGGAGGCGCAGTTCTACTGCTGCTGGAACACGTCGTACTGCGACTACCCGTGTCAAAGGTCTCACTGGTCGCAGCACTCCGCCGTTTGCACGCAGCAGAGGAGTTCC GAAAACAACGCCAATGAGAACGCTGGAACATTAGACAAGAGACTGCAATCCGCACCTGAAAATCTCCCA GCGTTGCAGAGGAACGCGACCGCGCCGCCGCTCACGGTCGGCACCAAGCTCACGCCCACGCGCGTCTACGCGCAGGACCCGCATGCGCAGAAGACGTCCATTATTG TGAGTATGATGGAAGACCCCAGCGGCAATCAAATGGTGAAGTGCGTCGGGACGTACAAACCTACCGCCGCGCAGCAGGTGTCGCCGCTCATCCTCAATAAACAA ATAATAAGCAACGACGAAAACGCAGCCAAGAAAGTGATGACATCAGGCGGTTACCTAATAGTGGGAGCGGGGAACAATACTTCCCTAACAAGCAATAGACGCACACACCCCGTCCAGTACACATACAACACGTGA